The DNA segment CATAACGATTAGCAAACTCTACACCTTCTTTAATTTCTTCCATCGTAAAGTTATCTGCATTAGACCTTAACCCATACTCTTGACCGCCTAAAAATACAGCATCTGCACCATAATGTACAGCGATTTTTAGTTTTTCTAAATTACCGGCAGGAGCGAGAAGTTCAGGCTTTTTCATCTTAGGTTTAGATTTTGGTTGTACTTCTTCTAAAACTTTCATTATAAAGCCTCCCTTAATATACAGTATGTTTAAATAAGAATCCTTCATCAAACGGGCGATGCTCTGGTTGTATATCTTCAATAGGATCTACTAACATAAATTTTTCGTCATCATATAGTTCTGGATCTTCATCGTATAAATCAATTGCTTGTCGATATTGTTCGGTGCAAACGTTGATATATTCTTCAGTTTGCAACACACCATCTATCTTCAACGCATCAATACCGTGTTCTAATAATGCATCTAATTCTTCTATTAAACAAATATCATTCGGCGACATAATGTGTGTACCATTGTAGTCTTCAAAAACTGGATATTTGTTATCTCTTTCTTCATCATAAAGTAACAATTCATTCGCTTCACGATTACGTTCTATTTTCAATTGTCGTTCTTGGAATGTATAGTAATTGCCTAATAACATTCGTTTTGACTGAAACATGCAAGTCATTCCGTGAACTTGAACTTCAATTTCAACGTCAGCATTTTTCTTGATATTGATTATTTCTTCTAAACTTAGTTCTCGAGCAAGTTGTGCACGTTTAGCACCTTTCTTGCCCCAATAATTACATTGGAAATAGTTGGTTACTAACGTTTCGGCATCCCAATGAAGAGCAATCGGATTTGCTTGTTCATTTACATACATAACAACAGCAGGATCGCCAAAAATGATTCTATCAACTTGAATTTCATGTAAAAATTCAATATATGCTTTTAATCCATTTAGATGATAATTATGAAAAATACCATTGACTGCAGCATATGCCTTTTTATTATGACTATGAATTAATTCAACTGCCTCACGCATCGCTTGCTTGTTAAACTCTCCAGCAAGTCTCAGTCCATATTTCTGTTCCCCAATTACAAATGCATCGGCACCTTTTTCTATTAAAGTTTCTATATGATTAACAGATTTAGGTGTTACTAGTAATTCTGTCATTTTGACTCTCCTTTGATTGAAATGGCTAAACCATCATCTATGTTTAAAAAGTTTGTATTAAAATTAGGTTGTTGCATTAACCACTCATTGTATTGTTGAACCTTTTTAACCATCTGACGTACATTTCTCGTTCTCACTACATCTATGTCTGAAACAAAGCCGTGGTACAATACATTATCCGTAATTACAACACCACCTGTTTTTAATAAAGGTGTAAAAAGTTGAAAGAACTTTAATGATTGCGCCTTTGCGGCATCAATAAAAATCATGTCGAATTGTTTATCCTCAACGCTCTCAAACTGTTCTAATGCATTTCCTTCTATCAAATTGATTTGTTGTTCATACCCAAATTGCTTGAAATTTGTTCTAGCCAAATTGATCATTGATTCATCTCTTTCAATCGTTGTAACTTGAATATTTCGATCGACAGAAGCAAATTGCATCGCACTATAGCCGATAGCCGTTCCAATTTCTAATATATGTATTGGTTTATGAAGGCGTATAGTTTGTTTAATCATCTCTAAACTGACTTTATCAACAATAGGGACCTTATGCCTTTCAGCGTAAGGTCTCAACGATTCTATATCTACATTATTATGTTCTAATAAACTCAGAACATATAGATGATTTTTATCCATATTTCAAAACTTCCTTTATCTACTGTTCAGAGGTCGGCTTACATAGATATTCTTTAATTTATAATCTCTTCTTCCGCCCTACAATAAAATAAATCAGTCATATATAGGTGACTGATTAAGTTAATCTTTTTAACGTTCTTCACGACGTCTTTGATATTTAAAAAATTACAATTTACCATAACGTTACAATTTAACTTAATATATTTTACCATAAAGTAAGTTAGAATATAAGTGTAAATTGTGAATATATTTCTTCTAAATTTGAATCCAATAATTCTCAAAAGGACCTCATAAATAATAAAAAACCTTCAAAGTATATAGTTGTATACTTTGAAGGTTTGAATAACATATTTGTTTAATTACCACTCAATTAATGTTCGTGGTCATGGTCATCCATTTCTGTGTTAACCACTTCTTCGATCATATCCCATTCTTCATCAGTTTCAACAGGAAGGAATTTTCCTCCCTCTCCATCTTCGTCTGGGTCATTAATCATTGGAACTAATTCTATCATATCATCATCGTCTGACTCTGCGCCTTCTTCTGCAAGAATAACGTATTCTTTCTTGAATTCTGGATGATAAAATTCTAAGACTTTACGATATAATACTTCATTTCCTTCTTCATCATATAAAGTTAATAGTTCCTCTTCGTTGTTAACTTCTAATTCAGCATCATGATTATGCTCTGTCATTTTAAAACGCTCCTTTTATTGAATAGAGTCTAAATATCCTTGTAGGATAAATACTGCTGCCATTTTATCTATTACCTTTTTACGTTTCTGTCTGGAAACATCAGCCTCTAATAGTGAACGTTCTGCAGCCATGGTGCTTAATCGCTCATCCCACATAATAATTTCAATAGATGGCAGTGTTTCTTTAAGTTGCTCCTTGTATTGTAACGAAGCCTCGCCGCGAAATCCAATAGAATTGTTCATGTTTTTTGGTAAACCGATTACTACTGTGCCTACTTGTTCCTTATTAATAATCTCTACTAACTTATCAATACCTAAATCATTATTACTTTCATCAATGCGGAGTGTATCATAACCTTGTGCGGTCCATCCCATGAGATCACTTATAGCGATCCCCACGGTTTTACTACCTACGTCTAAACCAATTATTTTATGTTTGAGCATATTTATTTATCGTACTCTTGCAAATACGTAGACACTAATTCTTCCATAATATCGTCTCTGTCAATTCGACGGATTTGATTTCGTGCTTCATTGTGACGTGGAATATATGCGGGATCCCCTGATAATAAGTAACCTACAATTTGGTTCACAGCGTTATAATCTCTTTCTTGTAACGTATTATAAACATTTTGAAATACAGTCTTTACATCCTCTTTAGGAATTTCCTCGTAATTAAATTTCATAGTTTTGTCGAAGCCATCCATTTATAAACACTCCTTTAACTTGAATAAAACATATTTGCTTACATTTTACCGTACTACAAAAGGAAGTTATAGCGATTTAATGTAATTTTTAATGAAACGTAATGATTCTGTGATGTTCTCAGGTTCCGTACCACCGCCTTGAGCCATGTCTGGGCGGCCACCACCTTTACCACCAACGACTGGTGCCATATTTTTAATGATATCTCCAGCTTTCACTTTATCTGTTAAATCTTTCGGAACAGTTGCTACTAGAGAAACCTTGCCTCCGACGTCACTCACTAAAATAATCACTGTATCCTGTAATTTTGATTTGAAGTCATCCATCGTTTCACGAATTGCTTTAGCATTAGCAACTTCAACTTCCGTAGCAAGTACTTTAATTCCATTTATTTCTTCAACTTGATCTTTAATGTCACCCATCTTCAGTGCCGTAATTTCTCTATTGCTTTGTTCTAATTGTTTCGTTAAATCTTTTTCTGTCGTTTGTAATTGTAATACTTTTTCATTGACTTGGTCATCTGATTTAACTTTTAAATTATCTTTAACAGTATTGAACTTTTCTTGAATACTTTCTAAATATAGGAAAGCAGCCTTACTTGTATATGCTTCGATTCTACGCACGCCAGCTCCAGTACCTGATTCACTTACTATTTTAAATAAGCCAATTTCTGCAGTATTATTTACATGCGTACCACCGCAAAGTTCAATAGAGAATGGCGCCATGTTAACTACTCGTACGATATCGCCGTATTTTTCTCCAAATAACGCCATAGCTCCCATTTGTTTCGCTTCATCGATTGGCATTTCTTGAACTTTAACGTTAATATTCTTCCAAATTTCATTGTTCACTTTAGTTTCTACTTGTTGAATTTCTTCAGCAGTCATTGGACCAAAGTGTGAAAAGTCAAATCTTAGTCTATCTGGCTCAACGAGTGAACCTGCTTGATTAACATGGTCCCCCAATACTTCTTTTAATGCAGCATGAACTAAATGCGTCGCACTATGATTCTTCTCAATCACACGTCGATTAGCTTCATCTACAGTCGCTGTCACTGTACTGCCTTGAGTTACAGTGCCAAATTGTACTTCACCTTTATGCAAGTTCTGACCATTGGGTGCTTTTGTAACGGCTTGAACTGCAATTTCAAAATTTTCATTACTAATATTTCCTTTATCCGCTACTTGTCCACCACTTTCTGCATAAAATGGCGTTTCTTGTAAAATAAAGTGAATCGTTTCTCCCGCTTCAACTTCATCTACAAGTTCACCATTAAAAATAATATCAGATAAAGTTGTGTTTGTTTCTAAAACATCGTAGCCTACAAACTTACTTTCAGTATTAATCTTCTTCAATACTTCACTTTGCACTTGCATAGATTGTGAATTTTGACGGGCATTTCTTGCTCTTTCTCTTTGTTTTTCCATTTCAACGTTAAATGTTTCCATATCAACAGTTAAATTATCTTGTGTTGCGATCTCTTCTGTTAATTCGATTGGGAAACCATACGTATCATACAACTTGAAGGCATCTTTACCATCTATTATCTTTGAACCTTCTTTAGCTTCAGCCACTAAATCATTCAGTATAGCCATACCTTCTTCTAATGTTTCATGGAAACGTTCTTCTTCAGATTTAATTACACGTTTAATAAAGTCTGATTTTTGTAACACATTTGGGTAATATGGTTCCATAATTTCAGCAACAATATCAACTAAGCGATACATAAATGGTTCATTAATTTCTAATGATTGGCTAAATCTAACTGCACGTCTGAGTAGACGACGTAATACATAGCCACGACCTTCATTAGCTGGCAATGCACCGTCTGAAATAGCAAATGAAATTGTTCGGATATGGTCTGCAATAACTTTAAACGCGATATCATAAGTATTATTTTCAAGATATTTTTTGTTTGAAATTTGCTCAACTTCTTTAATAATAGGCATAAATAAATCTGTTTCATAGTTCGTACGTACATTCTGAGCAATAGATGCCATACGTTCTAGTCCCATACCCGTATCAATGTTTTTATTTGGAAGCGGCGTATACGTATTATCTTTATTATGGTTAAATTCACTAAATACTAGGTTCCAAACTTCTAAATAGCGCTCGTTTTCGCCACCTGGGTACATTTCTTCTGGTGGGTCTTCTTGTCCAAACTCCTTCCCTCTATCATAGAATATCTCAGTATTAGGACCAGATGGACCTTCACCGATATCCCAGAAGTTACCTTCAATTCTTATTATTCTACTTTCTTCTAAACCAATTTCTTCATTCCATAAACGGTATGCTTCAGTATCTTCTGGATGAATTGTAACGTATAAATTTTCTGGTTCCATTCCCATCCAATCTGAACTTGTTAAAAATTCCCAAGCAAACTCGATTGCTTCTTTTTTAAAGTAATCACCGATTGAGAAATTACCTAACATTTCGAAAAATGTGTGGTGACGTGCAGTAAAACCTACATTCTCTATATCATTCGTACGAATCGCTTTTTGAGAGTTTACAATACGCGGTTTTTTAGGCGTCTCACGACCATCGAAGTATTTTTTTAATGTAGCAACACCTGAATTAATCCATAATAATGATTCGTCATCTATCGGTACTAATGGTGCTGAAGGCTCTACCATATGCCCTTTTTCAACAAAAAAATCAATGTATTTTTGTCTAATTTCACTTGCTTTTAAATTTTTCATCTTTTTTCCTCCCATAAGAACAATTTTTAAACGTTTTGTCCAAACAAAAAAAACGCTCATCCTCAAAAAGGGACGAACGTTTCGCGGTACCACCCTAGTTATAAATAAAGTAAACCACATTCATCAATGTATATAACGTCAATGATTTACACATTTATCACTCAATTAGTTAAGTATAAAGTTTGACATAAAGTAGCGTTCAATTGTGTCACCTGTACTTTACACCAACCAGCACATCTCTTTATGACTAACACAATTTACTCATCTTTATGTTGAAGTTATCTTTATTGTATTTATTTTACAAGCTCGTGTCAATCTTCAACAAAGTCATAAGGCGTAATTTGTCCCATATTAATCATAGGATTAATTTTAAATATCGTTTCTTCAGTTAATACGAGCGATGCATATTCATTCTCTTCTTCGTCTGAATCGCCCGTGTTAGCTGTTGAAAGTTTAGGTTCTATTTCTTCATTATTAAAGTATGCCTTTAAAAATGTACACAGATGAGTCATTCTCGTTTGACCGTGCGTCTTCAAGCCTATTTCAAAAGCTTGAGGATCGCCTAAAAACACTAAGGATTGCTTTGCTCGTGTAAGCCCTGTATATAGAATAGGCTTTTGTAACATTCTAAAATATTGTTTAACCATCGGCATAATAACGATAGGAAACTCTGAACCTTGTGCTTTGTGAATTGAAGTGCAATAAGCATGTGTGAGTTCCATCAAATCTTGTTTCGTAAATGTGATTTCATTACCTTCGAAATCCACGACTAACACATCTTTATTTAAGTCATTTTCTTGAGCCCAAAATATACCGACGATAACGCCAATGTCGCCATTAAAGATATTATCACTCGGGCGATTCACAAGTTGCAGAACTTTATCGCCTTTTCTAAAAACAACCTCTCCAAAAGTGATTTCTCTTGAATCTTTTTCCTTTGGATTTAAAATATCTTGTAAGATTACATTGAGCTTTTTAATACCTGCAGCACCTTTATACATTGGTGCTAACACTTGGATATCACTCATATCGTAACCTTTCTTCACAGCACTTGCGACAACCTTTTCTACAAAGTTAGGTATTTGCTCTGTTGAACAATTAATAAAGCTTCGGTCGTGGAATCGCTGTGTAATATCTATGTCTTGACCGAGTTTCATTCGGTGGGCTAACTCTATAATACTTGAGCCATCTTGTTGTCGATATACCTCCGTCAAATTTACTCGAGGAATCACTTTAGAATCTATTAAATCTTTAAACACTTGACCAGGACCTACGGATGGTAATTGATCTTCATCTCCTACCAATATGATTTGAGCATCTAAAGGTACTGCGTTCATAAATTGATGGAACAACCAAGTATCGACCATTGACATTTCATCAATGATAATCAATTTTGCGTTTATTTCATTCTCTAATAAATCTTCGGGTTGTGTATCTTGATTCCAACCAATTAATCTATGAATGGTCATCGCTTCTAATCCTGTTGCATCGGCTAAACGTTTAGAAGCGCGACCTGTTGGTGCACCTAAAACGACTGGATAGTCGTTATTCTGATAATCATCGTAATTTAGTGATAAATCATGAATTTGTGCATATAATTCTACGATACCTTTGATAACAGTAGTCTTACCAGTACCAGGTCCCCCGGTTAATAACATCACCTTTGAATTGATAGCAGTTTGTAATGCGTCCTTTTGTGATGCAGCATACGAAACTTTGTTATAATCCTCAATCTCTCCAATTTCCATCAATACATCCGATTGTTCTATCTCGGTTAACTTTTGAGTATAACTATAATTTCGATAAAGATTTTGTACACTTTTTAATTCTGAGTAATATAAACTAGGTATCGCTAACTCATCTTGTTGTAGAATCAACTGATCATTTTGCACCAAATCATCAACTACCTGAGCTAAATCTTCTATTTCAATTATTTCGGAAGGTTCATTAGATAACATGTCTTGTGTTGTTTCAAGTGTATATGCTTTCGGTAAATAGGTATGTCCTTGTTTTACACATTCTTCTTCTAATACGTATAGTAACCCTGCTTTAATTCTTTCTACATCATTAAAGTGAATGCCTAACTTTCTCGCTAGTGCATCTGCTTTATTAAAACCTATACCACGCACATCATAAACAAGTTGATAGGGTTTGTTCTCAACAATATTAAGTGTTTCACCTAAATAAGCTTGATAAATGGACATCGCTAATTTCGGACCAAATCCAAGGTCATGTAATCTTACGATAATTTGTTCAGTTTCCTGATTACTAGCAATTTGATCGGCAATTTGCTTTTGTTTCTTTTTAGATAAACCTGGAACGCGCTCTAATACTTCTGGGTTGTTTAAAATGTCGTTGATTGCATTTTCGCCAATCGTATTTACAATATTTTGCGCTGTTTTTTTACCGATACCTTTAAATAATTCACTGGATAAGTAACTGATGATAGCTTCTTTAGTTTGTGGCAATTCTTTTTCAAATGTTTCAGCTTTTAATTGTTTACCGTATTTAGGGTGTGTAACAACTTGACCTTTGAAAGTATAGACATCTCCTTCAGTAACATCTGGAAAGAACCCTACAATCGTCGGCATAGAATCAAATGACTCGTCTGACTCAATCGTGTCGACTTTCAACACGGTATAAAAGTTGTCTTTATTTTGAAAAAGTATGGCGTCAACAGTCCCTTTGATCATCGACTGTGTAAATAATGTAGGGTCATCCATATGTTATTCCTCCTCTGCTATAGCTTTAAAGGTTGTGATTGCGTGTTGGCTCATATGATGTTCTGGGTTAATCTCAACCGCTCGTTCAAATAATTTAATCGCCTTGTCGGTGTCTTCAGTTTTCATATAAGTTGCTAAACCAAGATTATATAATGCATCTGTATGTTTTTCATCTAGTGTTAATACGTACTCTAATTGTTTAATTGCCTGGTCAAACA comes from the Staphylococcus hsinchuensis genome and includes:
- a CDS encoding peptidase U32 family protein; the protein is MTELLVTPKSVNHIETLIEKGADAFVIGEQKYGLRLAGEFNKQAMREAVELIHSHNKKAYAAVNGIFHNYHLNGLKAYIEFLHEIQVDRIIFGDPAVVMYVNEQANPIALHWDAETLVTNYFQCNYWGKKGAKRAQLARELSLEEIINIKKNADVEIEVQVHGMTCMFQSKRMLLGNYYTFQERQLKIERNREANELLLYDEERDNKYPVFEDYNGTHIMSPNDICLIEELDALLEHGIDALKIDGVLQTEEYINVCTEQYRQAIDLYDEDPELYDDEKFMLVDPIEDIQPEHRPFDEGFLFKHTVY
- a CDS encoding O-methyltransferase, with product MDKNHLYVLSLLEHNNVDIESLRPYAERHKVPIVDKVSLEMIKQTIRLHKPIHILEIGTAIGYSAMQFASVDRNIQVTTIERDESMINLARTNFKQFGYEQQINLIEGNALEQFESVEDKQFDMIFIDAAKAQSLKFFQLFTPLLKTGGVVITDNVLYHGFVSDIDVVRTRNVRQMVKKVQQYNEWLMQQPNFNTNFLNIDDGLAISIKGESK
- a CDS encoding DUF1292 domain-containing protein: MTEHNHDAELEVNNEEELLTLYDEEGNEVLYRKVLEFYHPEFKKEYVILAEEGAESDDDDMIELVPMINDPDEDGEGGKFLPVETDEEWDMIEEVVNTEMDDHDHEH
- the ruvX gene encoding Holliday junction resolvase RuvX — encoded protein: MLKHKIIGLDVGSKTVGIAISDLMGWTAQGYDTLRIDESNNDLGIDKLVEIINKEQVGTVVIGLPKNMNNSIGFRGEASLQYKEQLKETLPSIEIIMWDERLSTMAAERSLLEADVSRQKRKKVIDKMAAVFILQGYLDSIQ
- a CDS encoding IreB family regulatory phosphoprotein gives rise to the protein MDGFDKTMKFNYEEIPKEDVKTVFQNVYNTLQERDYNAVNQIVGYLLSGDPAYIPRHNEARNQIRRIDRDDIMEELVSTYLQEYDK
- the alaS gene encoding alanine--tRNA ligase → MKNLKASEIRQKYIDFFVEKGHMVEPSAPLVPIDDESLLWINSGVATLKKYFDGRETPKKPRIVNSQKAIRTNDIENVGFTARHHTFFEMLGNFSIGDYFKKEAIEFAWEFLTSSDWMGMEPENLYVTIHPEDTEAYRLWNEEIGLEESRIIRIEGNFWDIGEGPSGPNTEIFYDRGKEFGQEDPPEEMYPGGENERYLEVWNLVFSEFNHNKDNTYTPLPNKNIDTGMGLERMASIAQNVRTNYETDLFMPIIKEVEQISNKKYLENNTYDIAFKVIADHIRTISFAISDGALPANEGRGYVLRRLLRRAVRFSQSLEINEPFMYRLVDIVAEIMEPYYPNVLQKSDFIKRVIKSEEERFHETLEEGMAILNDLVAEAKEGSKIIDGKDAFKLYDTYGFPIELTEEIATQDNLTVDMETFNVEMEKQRERARNARQNSQSMQVQSEVLKKINTESKFVGYDVLETNTTLSDIIFNGELVDEVEAGETIHFILQETPFYAESGGQVADKGNISNENFEIAVQAVTKAPNGQNLHKGEVQFGTVTQGSTVTATVDEANRRVIEKNHSATHLVHAALKEVLGDHVNQAGSLVEPDRLRFDFSHFGPMTAEEIQQVETKVNNEIWKNINVKVQEMPIDEAKQMGAMALFGEKYGDIVRVVNMAPFSIELCGGTHVNNTAEIGLFKIVSESGTGAGVRRIEAYTSKAAFLYLESIQEKFNTVKDNLKVKSDDQVNEKVLQLQTTEKDLTKQLEQSNREITALKMGDIKDQVEEINGIKVLATEVEVANAKAIRETMDDFKSKLQDTVIILVSDVGGKVSLVATVPKDLTDKVKAGDIIKNMAPVVGGKGGGRPDMAQGGGTEPENITESLRFIKNYIKSL
- the recD2 gene encoding SF1B family DNA helicase RecD2: MDDPTLFTQSMIKGTVDAILFQNKDNFYTVLKVDTIESDESFDSMPTIVGFFPDVTEGDVYTFKGQVVTHPKYGKQLKAETFEKELPQTKEAIISYLSSELFKGIGKKTAQNIVNTIGENAINDILNNPEVLERVPGLSKKKQKQIADQIASNQETEQIIVRLHDLGFGPKLAMSIYQAYLGETLNIVENKPYQLVYDVRGIGFNKADALARKLGIHFNDVERIKAGLLYVLEEECVKQGHTYLPKAYTLETTQDMLSNEPSEIIEIEDLAQVVDDLVQNDQLILQQDELAIPSLYYSELKSVQNLYRNYSYTQKLTEIEQSDVLMEIGEIEDYNKVSYAASQKDALQTAINSKVMLLTGGPGTGKTTVIKGIVELYAQIHDLSLNYDDYQNNDYPVVLGAPTGRASKRLADATGLEAMTIHRLIGWNQDTQPEDLLENEINAKLIIIDEMSMVDTWLFHQFMNAVPLDAQIILVGDEDQLPSVGPGQVFKDLIDSKVIPRVNLTEVYRQQDGSSIIELAHRMKLGQDIDITQRFHDRSFINCSTEQIPNFVEKVVASAVKKGYDMSDIQVLAPMYKGAAGIKKLNVILQDILNPKEKDSREITFGEVVFRKGDKVLQLVNRPSDNIFNGDIGVIVGIFWAQENDLNKDVLVVDFEGNEITFTKQDLMELTHAYCTSIHKAQGSEFPIVIMPMVKQYFRMLQKPILYTGLTRAKQSLVFLGDPQAFEIGLKTHGQTRMTHLCTFLKAYFNNEEIEPKLSTANTGDSDEEENEYASLVLTEETIFKINPMINMGQITPYDFVED